cctgccctccttcccgggatggagctgggcatcccctgccctccttcccgggatggagctgggcatcccctgccctccttcctgggatggagctgggcatcccctgccctccttcctgggaaggagctgggcatctcctgccctccttcctgggatggagGTGGGCATCCCTTGCCCTCCGTCCCGGGGGTGTACGTGGTGCGAGGGATCCCGACGAGCCCTGTTGCCCAGCTGGGCAAGGACCCCGCAAGCAGCCCTGGCAGCCCGAGCGCCGGGTGCTTCTCCCCGTGCCGGGGCAGCCCGCACAGGGGAATGGCACCACGCCAGCGCCCTTCTCTGGGTGTGCCGGAGGCCGAGGCGCTGCCGCTGCCCGGGTGCCAGCACGGCAAGGGGGGCACGTGGCAGCGGTGGCGTCGGGGCCGCGTGAGTGGGCACTGGGGGacactctgctcctgctgctcacGAGCAAACGCGGGATGCGCGGGGCCGGGGAAGGTCTTTTCATCTCGCCAGACTCGCCCCCGGCTCCGGCGCTGGCACCTGAGCGTGGCTGCCCCTGCACGGGGTGACGACGAAAGCAAAGCCGGGGCCTCCCCACCGCAGGCGCCCCATCAAAGGGCGCAGCGGGGTCCACGCGCCGCTGAGCCACCCGCGTGCGTCGATGGGGCCCGGCTGCGTCGGCCCTGTTTGCTTTGGGGCAGGGATGACATTTTGGGTGGCTCACGGCGtgcctcgctgccccccgccccctgcccagGGATAAAATCCCCCGGggctgctgcccagctccccgGAGGGTCCGAGCCAGCGCCCGCTGCCGTGCCGAGCTCCCGAGGGGACACAGGTGAGTCCTGCTGCATCGGGGGGAGGGGAGCCTGCACTCCTGCATTGGGGTGCCCTGGCTGCAgggcatcccctgccccagcccacagccccagcagcccaggaGCCCCTgtgccctgcacccctgcaccctgtgccttgcaccctgcaccccacagcctgcACCACTCTGGGCCTGCaccctgcatccctgcacccccgCACCCATACCctcccacaccctgcacccctgcaATCTGACTCCCTGCAGCCACATGCCCTGTTCCTCACACCTTGTACCCGTGCACCCCTGCACCCTGAATCCCTCTACCCTGCACCCCTGCTCACTGCACCCCTGCAACCCACACCTTTGCATCCCCTGCACTCCCCAACACCCTGCACCCCTGGACCCCACACTGCACCCCACAACCCTGCatcccccacaccctgcacccctgcaccccacactgCACCCCATAACCCTTCAccccccacaccctgcacccctgcaccccacactgCACCCCACAACCCTTcacccccacaccctgcacccctgcaccccacactgCACCCCATAACCCTTCatcccccacaccctgcacccctgcaccccacactgCACCCCACAACCCTTcacccccacaccctgcacctCTGCACCCCACACTGCACCCCACAACCCTTcacccccacaccctgcacccctgcaccccacactgCACCCCATAACCCTTCAccccccacaccctgcacccctgcaccccacactgCACCCCACAACCCTTcacccccacaccctgcacccctgcaccccacactgCACCCCACAACCCTTcacccccacaccctgcacccctgcaccctgcttccctccctcctgatGCCGTCTCACTGCTGCTCCCTTGATGCACCGCTggagcaccctgacccccctgcccctgctgcaccctATGGGTTCCCCTGCACCCACAAcactgccaggctgggggggtccccatgcaCCCCTGTCgagccccctgcccggccctccGGCTTCCAGGCTGAGCTGGGCACAgcccccagagcagagcctggctcagcctggcagccgGAGGAGCGGGCAGGGGGCTCGGGCACCCGTAGGGTGGGGGGGGCTCAGCAGGGAGCTGAGCACCCCCTGTCCTGCCACCGTCCCTCCCCAGGGAAGGGGGACAGATGGGACCGACGAGGACGCTGAGGCTCAGCCTTCTGGGCTGCCTGCTGCTCGTCCCCTGGCTGCGCGGTgagtgccggggtgggggggacacggcggtgccccccgctcctccccgctgCCTGACCCCCCTGCCTCGCCTGCAGGGCAGGAGCCGGCTGCCTGCGCCCGGGGCTGGGTGCCCTTCGAGGAAGGGTGCTACAGCTTCTTCCGCCGGGAGCTGAGCTGGAGAAGGGCGGAGGTGAGAGGGTCGGGGGGTTGGGGAGACGTGGGTTTGGGGGTGACCCCCCCATGGGGCACCCCACCCACCCCCGCGGCTGCAGTGCCCCGCAGCgctcagcagggagctgggctttgCTGCTCCCTGCCGGGGCCGTGCATTGGGGTGCCAGTGCCACCCAGGATGGGGATGCTCCTCTCCGAGGAGGTCCTGGCCCCGGGCGGGACCAGGGTGGCACCACAGCGGCACCACGGCCACCCTGTGCCGAGGGAGAGCATCCAGCTGTGCCAGGCACTGCGTGTGCCCACGTGCCCACCATCCTCATCCTTAGCAGAGCCGGGGGGGCTGGCACTGCGGGTTGGGACCAGGGACCAGGGCTTGGGGTCGGGATCTGGCATCACCCTCCCATCCCCGCCGCAGGTCTTTTGCCAGCGCTTCGGTGCGGGCGCCCACCTGGCCTCGGTGCACAGCGCGGAGGAGCACCAGGCCATCGCCGCCCTggtctcctcctcccaccccggcgaggagagcgaggaggaggaggacggggacgaTGGCATCTGGATCGGCCTCCACCGTCCCCTGGGGGTGAGTGCggccccggggcagagccgggaccCTCCCGGGATCCCCAAGACCCGCTGCTGGCAGCCCCGAGTGGGGCCGGTGGCACCAGCCACCGGGTCATGGAGTCGTTCCCCCCGCAGAGCCACCGCTGGCAGTGGTCGGACAGCTCGGAGGTGGACTATGGCTCCTGGCAccagcagcccagccccaggaggagAGCCTGCGCCGCGCTGCAGGACGCCGCCGGTGAGCATGGCCAGTGGCACCGGGGACCCGGCCATCAGGTGGCCCCGGCCACCATCATCCCTGGCCATCACAGTCCCCAgtcaccagcatccccagccaccAGCATCCCTGGCCACCAGCATCCCTGGCCACCAGCGTCCCCGGCCACCGGTGTCCCcggccaccagcagccctggccacccACAGCACAGGCTGACCCCCACGGCACCTGCCAGCTCACGGCTGGGGCAGCCCTCGGTGGTGGGTGGCACCTgggtgtgcacacacacacggacacgtgtgcgcacacacacacctgcACAGGCACACGCATGCTGTGCAGgagcaaacacacacatacacgcatgCACCCTGTGCACACCTGCGGACACACGCCGTGCACACCCCCCCACGTACGCACCCCTggcacacacgcacccccgcacgctgcacacacatatgcacagtgCGTGCACAGACACACGCACAGGTACACACgctgtgcacacacgcacacccctcgcacacacacgcacatgcacacacggtGTGCGTGCCCCGGCCgtgctcctggcagcagggccgCAGGGGGCTgtgccgcgggggccgggggcgtcCCGGGGGGCTCACGGCCTCTTTCCCTTCCAGATTTCATGACGTGGTACAGCGACGCCTGCGCCAACAGAAAACCCTTCGTCTGCAAGTCCAGCGCCtagagctgccagcagccccccagcgccggccccaccgcccctGCCCACCATGcctgcccaccgcccctgccCACAATTCCTGCCTGCCGTCCCTGCCCGCCATCCCCGCCCACCATTCCTGCCCACCATTcctgcccaccgcccctgcccaccgcccctgccCACCATTCCTGCCCACTATCCCTGCCCGCCGtccctgcccaccgcccctgcccaccacccctgcccaccattcctgctcaccgtccctgccCGCTGTCCCTGCCCACCATTCCTGCCCACCGTCCCTGCCCACCATCCCTGCCCGCCGTCCCTGCCCGCCATCCCTGCCCATCATTCCTGCCCACCattcctgctcaccgtccctgccCACCGTCCCTGCCCGCCGTCCCTGCCCGCCGTCCCTGCCCACCATCCCTGCCCGCCGTCCCTGCCCGCCATCCCTGCCCATCATTCCTGCCCACCACTCCTGCCCACCACTCCTACCCACtgcccctgcccaccacccctgcccaccATCCCTGCCCACCATCCTtgcccaccacccctgcccaccATCCCTGCCCACCATCCCTGCCCACCGTCCTTGCCCACCGTCCCTGCCCACCGTCCTTGCCCACCATCCCTGCCCACCGTCCCTGCCCGCCGTCCCTGCCCGCCGTCCCTGCCCGCCATGGCGCGCCCGGGGCCGCCAGCCACAGTAAAGGTCCGTGAGCCCAGCCTGGTCTGCACATCCTTCATCCCGCACACCCGGGGCCTCGCTGCCCGCATCGGGATCCCACGctgccccacagcgccgtggggctggggagggagggacccAACCGGGGCCTGGTGTGCACGGGGTGCCGGGGTCACCCGGCCACCAACCACCACGGGgtgcagggacagggacggggccagggatggggacagtgacAGCATCCAGGTGACCCGGAACAGGGAGAACTTCTGCCAGAGGAACAGCCAGGGCTGGTGGGGCGAGCCCCGCAGcacaccccatgggacccccgtAGCCCCCACGGGACCCCGATGGCCTCTGGGAGACCCCCGTCACCCTAGTGGGGCTCCTGTAGTCCCAGAGGGATCCCATGGTCCATGTGGGACCCCTGTGATCCCCAAGGGTCCCCCATGGCCTCAGGGGGAATCTCTGACCCACGTGGGACCCCCAAGGACCCAAGAGGATGCCCATGGTCCCAGTGGGATCCCATGGCTCCTGTGGGATCCCCCATGGCTCTTGTGGAACCCCAGTGGCTCCTCTAGGACCCCCATGGCCTCCATGGGACGCCCATGGCCCCCAGCAAACCCACCCAACCCCGCAGACTCCCTAtggccccatgggacccccatgCCCCCAGGACCAGGCTCTCCTACGGATGACTCCTGCGTCCCCCACGTGCccatgccctgcctgcctgcgcgTCCTCGTCCCCGTCCCtgttcccatgtccccatgtccccatctcggTACCCGGGCTGCCCAGCACAGTTTGTTGTGCGGGTGCCATAGTAACTGGGGGAGGAGAGCCCAGCCAGAGCTCGGCACTGCGCAGGGTAAGGGGCCTCAGCCCCCCGGGACCTccaccccaggggctgggggtccaCCCCTGGGCTCCCAGGGGCTGcatccatggggtgctgggggctgtatctacggggtgctgagggctgcatccgtggggtgctgggggctgtatctacggggtgctgagggctgcatccgtggggtgctgggggctgtatctacggggtgctgggggctgcatccgtggggtgctgggggctgtatctacggggtgctgagggctgcatccatggggtgctgggggctgtatctacggggtgctgagggctgcatccatggggtgctgggggctgtatctacggggtgctgagggctgcatccatggggtgctgggggctgtatcTACGGGGTGCTAAGGGCTGcatccatggggtgctgggggctgtatctacggggtgctgagggctgcatccatggggtgctgggggctgtatctacggggtgctgagggctgcatccatggggtgctgggggctgtatcTACGGGGTGCTGAGGGCTGCATCCATGGGGTGCTAGGGGCTGTATCtacggggtgctgggggctgcatccatggggtgctgggggctgtatctacggggtgctgagggctgcatccatggggtgctgggggctgtatctacggggtgctgagggctgcatccatggggtgctgggggctgtatctacggggtgctgggggctgcatcc
This genomic interval from Calonectris borealis chromosome 1, bCalBor7.hap1.2, whole genome shotgun sequence contains the following:
- the LOC142078448 gene encoding struthiocalcin-2-like translates to MGPTRTLRLSLLGCLLLVPWLRGQEPAACARGWVPFEEGCYSFFRRELSWRRAEVFCQRFGAGAHLASVHSAEEHQAIAALVSSSHPGEESEEEEDGDDGIWIGLHRPLGSHRWQWSDSSEVDYGSWHQQPSPRRRACAALQDAADFMTWYSDACANRKPFVCKSSA